One region of Pseudomonas sp. ABC1 genomic DNA includes:
- a CDS encoding DUF4202 domain-containing protein, giving the protein MNDSTTRLQQALERYDAYNAQDPNTFEWQGEVHPRELFLSRKRHEWVLTLAPHADEALILAARSQHIGRWEMPRDSYPEGRIGYLQWRKDLMLHHAEHSARILRELGYTEPLIERVRQIIQKKGIKTDADVQVIENALCLVFLQYQYEPFHQEYPDKIVDILCKSLRKMDASGHAQALTLDYSEKGLEHIQQALAALATKPV; this is encoded by the coding sequence ATGAACGACTCCACGACACGCCTGCAGCAGGCCCTTGAACGCTACGATGCCTACAACGCCCAGGATCCGAACACCTTCGAGTGGCAGGGCGAGGTCCATCCACGTGAGCTGTTCCTGTCGCGCAAGCGCCACGAATGGGTGCTGACACTGGCCCCGCACGCCGACGAAGCGCTGATCCTCGCAGCCCGCAGCCAGCACATCGGTCGCTGGGAAATGCCCCGGGACAGCTACCCCGAGGGCCGCATCGGCTATCTGCAATGGCGCAAGGACCTGATGCTCCACCACGCCGAGCATTCGGCGCGGATACTGCGCGAACTCGGCTACACGGAGCCGTTGATCGAACGGGTTCGGCAGATCATCCAGAAGAAGGGCATCAAGACCGACGCCGACGTGCAGGTCATCGAAAACGCCCTGTGCCTGGTATTCCTGCAATACCAGTACGAGCCCTTCCACCAGGAGTACCCGGACAAGATCGTCGACATCCTGTGCAAGTCCCTGCGCAAGATGGACGCCAGCGGTCACGCGCAGGCGCTGACGCTCGACTATTCCGAAAAGGGCCTGGAACATATCCAGCAAGCCCTGGCGGCGCTGGCCACGAAGCCGGTATAA
- a CDS encoding methyltransferase: MPILNSHFASLDLVRHPEQPNEPLQAFDAADEYLLDHLHQQGLASGSRILILNDSFGALACSLAAHARVCSSGDSHLARLALEKNLARNSLPADGLPFIEASEVAKGPFDHVLIRVPKTLALLEEQLIRLHGHLAPGAQVVAGAMIKHLPRAAGDLLERYIGPVQASLAVKKARLLTATPESKPEPHSPYPSRYRIEQPSLELLNHANLFCREGLDIGTRALLPHLPTGLGEQRVADLGCGNGILGIACALANPQARLTLVDESYMAVQSARQNWQAALGERPVEIRADDGLAQQPAGSLDRVLCNPPFHQQQVVGDFLAWRMFQQAHKALAAGGELLLVGNRHLGYHLKLKRLFGNCRQVAATPKFVILAARKQP, translated from the coding sequence ATGCCTATTCTAAACAGCCATTTTGCCAGTCTCGATCTGGTTCGCCACCCCGAGCAACCCAACGAGCCCTTGCAGGCGTTCGATGCCGCCGACGAGTACCTGCTCGACCACCTGCACCAGCAGGGCCTGGCCTCCGGTTCACGCATCCTGATCCTCAACGACAGCTTCGGCGCCCTCGCCTGCTCACTTGCGGCCCACGCCCGGGTTTGCAGCAGTGGCGACTCGCACCTGGCCCGTCTGGCGCTGGAAAAGAACCTGGCGCGCAACAGCCTGCCCGCCGACGGCCTCCCCTTCATCGAAGCCAGTGAAGTGGCCAAAGGGCCGTTCGACCACGTACTGATCCGCGTACCCAAGACCCTGGCACTGCTGGAGGAACAACTGATCCGCCTGCATGGCCACCTGGCCCCCGGCGCGCAGGTGGTGGCAGGCGCCATGATCAAGCATCTGCCACGGGCCGCTGGCGACCTGCTGGAGCGCTATATCGGCCCGGTCCAGGCGTCGCTGGCGGTGAAGAAGGCGCGCCTGCTGACCGCCACGCCGGAGAGCAAACCCGAACCGCACTCGCCCTACCCGAGCCGCTACCGTATCGAGCAGCCATCGTTGGAACTGCTCAACCATGCCAACCTGTTCTGCCGCGAGGGCCTGGATATCGGTACGCGCGCCCTGCTGCCACACCTGCCCACGGGCCTCGGCGAGCAACGGGTCGCCGACCTCGGCTGCGGCAACGGCATCCTCGGCATCGCCTGCGCCCTGGCCAACCCGCAGGCGCGACTGACCCTGGTCGATGAAAGCTACATGGCCGTGCAGTCGGCACGACAGAACTGGCAAGCCGCACTGGGCGAGCGCCCCGTGGAGATTCGCGCCGACGACGGCCTCGCGCAGCAGCCAGCGGGCTCCCTCGACCGGGTGCTGTGCAACCCGCCCTTCCACCAGCAGCAGGTGGTCGGTGACTTCCTCGCCTGGCGCATGTTCCAGCAGGCACACAAGGCGCTGGCGGCAGGTGGCGAACTCTTGCTGGTGGGCAACCGCCACCTGGGCTATCACCTGAAACTGAAGCGCCTGTTCGGCAACTGCCGGCAGGTCGCCGCCACACCGAAATTCGTCATTCTCGCCGCGCGAAAACAACCATGA
- a CDS encoding ferredoxin--NADP reductase yields MTVSDEKFTRQRLLDVQTLTPSLFTLRTTRDPGFRFKAGQFARLGVRKASGSIVWRAYSMVSAPHDEFLDFFSIVVPDGEFTSELSRLQVGDELLVDKQAFGFLTLDRFPDGRDLWLLATGTGVAPFISILQDFEAWQRFERIVLVYSAREGRELAYQALIAELPQRDYLEGLGDKLLYLPVVTREQVPGALQGRITALIENGELERAAGLELTPEHSRIMICGNPQMIEDTRTLLKTRDLNLALTRRPGQVAVENYW; encoded by the coding sequence ATGACCGTGAGTGACGAGAAGTTCACCCGCCAGCGTTTGCTCGACGTGCAGACCCTGACGCCCAGCCTGTTCACGCTGCGCACCACCCGCGACCCGGGGTTTCGCTTCAAGGCCGGGCAGTTCGCGCGCCTGGGCGTGCGCAAGGCGAGCGGTTCGATCGTCTGGCGGGCCTATTCGATGGTGTCGGCACCGCATGACGAGTTCCTGGATTTCTTCTCCATCGTGGTGCCGGACGGCGAGTTCACCAGCGAACTGAGCCGTTTGCAGGTCGGCGACGAACTGCTGGTGGACAAGCAGGCGTTCGGCTTCCTCACCCTCGACCGCTTTCCCGATGGACGCGACCTCTGGTTGCTGGCGACTGGCACCGGGGTGGCACCATTCATTTCCATCCTGCAGGACTTCGAGGCGTGGCAGCGCTTCGAGCGCATCGTGCTGGTCTACAGCGCTCGCGAAGGGCGTGAACTGGCTTATCAGGCGTTGATCGCCGAACTGCCGCAGCGCGATTACCTGGAGGGGCTGGGGGACAAGCTGCTGTACTTGCCGGTGGTCACTCGCGAACAGGTGCCGGGCGCCTTGCAGGGGCGTATCACTGCGCTGATCGAGAATGGCGAGCTGGAGCGGGCGGCGGGGCTGGAGCTGACGCCCGAGCATTCGCGCATCATGATCTGCGGCAACCCGCAGATGATCGAAGATACGCGCACGCTATTGAAGACCCGCGACTTGAACCTGGCGTTGACCAGGAGGCCGGGGCAGGTGGCCGTGGAGAACTACTGGTAG